The following DNA comes from Fervidibacillus albus.
AATTTTTTCATATATTGATTGTTCATCCACGTTAATTTTTGTTTATCGAATACGGCGGGCGATTTGGACAACCGATTCGGATCAAAAATTTCGATCAATTGATCCCTTGAAAATATTTCTTCTTCTCCCTTTGGCGACCAACCTAATAAAGCGATGAAATTAAATAGTGCTTCCGGCAAGTAACCTAGTTCTTCATATTGTTCGATAAATTGGATAATCGTTTCATCCCGTTTACTTAATTTTTTCCGATTTTCATTCACTATAAGGGTCATATGGCCAAAAATCGGCGGTTCCCATCCGAAAGCTTCATAAATCATTAGCTGCTTCGGGGTATTCGAAATATGATCGTCCCCACGCAATACATGGGTAATCTTCATTAAATGGTCATCGATTGCCACGGCGAAATTGTACGTAGGCATGCCATCTTTTTTCACGATTACGAAATCGCCTATACCATCGGATTCGAAAGAAACTTCATCCTTAACGATGTCTTCGAAGGAATACGTTTTTCCAGAAGGTACTTTAAAGCGAATGCTCGGTTGCCTTCCTTCCTTCTCCAATTGCTCCCGCTGTTCTTCCGTTAAATGACGGCATTTCCCGGAATAGCGAGGCATCTCACCCCGAGCCAATTGTTCTTCCCGTTCCTTTTCCAATTCATCTTCCGTACAATAGCATTTGTACGCCAAACCTCTATCCAAAAGTTCCTCATAATACTTTTTGTAAATATGTTGCCGTTCCGATTGTCGATATGGTCCGTATTCCCCGCCAACGTCCACGCTTTCATCCCAGTCCATACCGAGCCATTTTAAATACTTTAATTGACTTTCTTCTCCACCGACGATATTCCGTTTTTGGTCCGTGTCTTCAATACGGACGATCAATGTACCCTTTTGGCTACGGGCAAATAAATAATTAAATAGAGCCGTTCGAGCGTTCCCAATATGTAAATGCCCCGTCGGACTCGGTGCATATCTTACGCGTATCGTATCCATGTAATTTCCCTCCAGTAGTAGTTCACATTTGTCTTCAATCCAAAGTTTATTTTACAACAAACGGTCATTGGAAGTAACCGTCTCTTTAATTTTCCTCGACCTTCTTTAACAAGACGACTGCCATGGCAGCGATTCCTTCTTCCCTTCCAGTGAACCCCAGTTTTTCCGTCGTTGTCGCCTTCACATTAATTTGATCCCGATCGACAGCTAAAAGAGATGCGATCCGGTCCTTCATTTGTTCCCGATACGGAGCCATTTTCGGACGTTCACAAATGATCGTACAGTCGGCGTTTCCAAATGCATACCCTTTTTCTTTAACGAGTTGCCATGCTTCTTTTAATAAAAAAGCGGAATCTGCATCTTTAAAGGCCGGATCCGTATCTGGGAAATGTGTGCCGATATCCATTAAACCGACCGCTCCTAATAAGGCATCCGTTAGGGCATGTAACAAAACATCGGCATCGGAATGTCCAGCGAGCCCCTTTTCATAAGGAATGGTTACGCCTCCGATTATTAAAGGGCGATTTTTGGCAAACCGATGCACGTCAAAACCTTGTCCAATACGAAACAATCCGATTCCTCCTTAACGTTATGTTGTTTGATAATTTCCGTTACGTTTTCCTTTTTGAAAGTAAGGATTCAGCGAAAAACAAATCCTCTTTCGTCGTAATTTTTATGTTCTCATAATCGCCTTCGATTATGATGACGTTTTGTCCAATCCGTTCCACAAGGGAGGCATCGTCCGTCCCTAGAAAACGATCTTTTTCTGCCGATTCGTGGGCCGTTTTAATGACGGACGCTCGAAAGGCTTGGGGCGTTTGTATCGACCATAACGTTGCCCGGTCGATCGTTTCCATTACAATCCCATCTTTTACTTTTTTTATCGTATCCTTCACCGGAACACCTAAGACGGCGGCACCTTTAAGACTTGCCTCTTGGACAAGCTTGCGAATATGAGCGATATTTACCATAGGTCTAGCTCCGTCGTGGATGAGTACGATTTCCTCATCCCCATTAACCGTTTTTAATCCGGCGTAAACGCTTTGTTGCCGCTCGGATCCACCGTTAATGATTTTCGATACCTTCGTGATTTCGTACGATTGAATTAACGATTCGATCTCTTCGCGTTCCTTTTCATTAATGACTAAAATGATTTCTTTGCACCATTCGTCTTTTTCAAATATCGCCAATGTATGGACGATAATGGGGGTATGTCGGATAGGAATAAATAATTTGTTTTTCCCGTAACCCATTCTTTTCCCCATCCCGGCAGCCGGAATGATTACTTTATATTGCATCCTTGTTTTCTCCTAACCCTATATTCAAAATAAGTATTTAAGGGAGATCAATAAATACGATTTGATCTCCCTTTATATTATAACGCTTTTTCTAAAAGTTTGGGCTTTGCAAAGATCATTCTTCCTGCCGACGTTTGTAAAACGCTCGTAACTAATACGCTAATTGTTTTTCCAATGTAGTCTTTACCTTCCTCGACGACGATCATCGTACCATCATCCAAATAGGCGATGCCTTGATTATGTTCCTTCCCATCTTTAATAACTTGAACGACCATCTCTTCTCCAGGAAGAACAACCGGTTTTACTGCGTTTGCCAAATCGTTAATATTTAACACAGGAACTTGTTGTAATTCACATACTTTATTCAAATTGAAATCGTTCGTTACAACCGTTCCGTTCATTAGTTTCGCTAATTTCACCAATTTGCTGTCGACTTCCTGAATATCTTCAAAATCCCCTTCATAAATTTCCACTTTAATCGGTAGTTCCTTTTGAATGCGATTTAATATATCCAACCCTCTTCTTCCCCGATTCCTTTTTAAAACATCGGAGGAATCTGCAATATGTTGGAGTTCTTCAAGGACAAATTGAGGAATAATAATTGTTCCTTCTAAAAATCCAGTTTGACAAATATCCGCAATCCGACCGTCGATGATTACACTCGTGTCTAAAAGTTTAAAATTCGCCGTCGATTCACCCTTCTCTTCTTCCGTTCCTTTCTTTTTCCCAATTCGATTAGGAAAAAGACCGCGCACTTCATCACGTTTTTTAAAACCGACTTGAAATCCTAAATAACCTAATAATACCGTTAAAACGACCGGCGCAACTTCATTCATAAGAGGAAGGCGAATGGCATTTAACGCAAAACTAATGAGAAAGGCAACGATTAAACCGATGATGAGACCCATCGTTCCTATAAGAAGATCAAATAAAGGCGCTTTGATCAACATTTCCTCGAGCCATTTAATAAAATTGACGACGTATTTCACCGCCCAAAATGTTATGAGGAAAAAAATAATCGCTCCGATAATCGCTGTCGTGTATGGGTTATTTAACACCGGATATTCATCTAAATTCGCCGCAATTAATATGATAGGTAATAATATAATTCCTAAAGCTCCACCGATTAACAAAAAACAAGCTTGCACAATTCTCGTTAACATTATTTCACCTCCTATTTTCATTATAAACAAATTTCTTGTTTTGAAACGTCTGATTGAAAAATATATTATACGAGGTTATTGAACGATTTATGACAAAACATTTAAAAGAAGATGAATTTAGTTCAAAGCCACTTTTAACGCCTCATCGATCGTCGAAACGCCGACCAATTGAATCGGACTGGAGTCACACCAAGAACCTAAGTTGTTATACGGCAGGAAGACCCGTTGAAAGCCGAGTTTTTCCGCTTCCTTTACCCGTTGTTCAATTCTTGACACCCGCCGGATTTCCCCCGTGAGACCTACTTCACCGATAAAACAATCCGTTGCCTTCGTTGGTTGATCCCGAAAACTGGAGGCTATGCTGATGGCAATCGCTAAATCGATCGCCGGTTCATCTAGCTTTACGCCACCGGCTGCTTTCAAATATGCATCTTGATTTTGTAACAAAAATCCGACTCTTTTTTCCAACACAGCCATGAGCAATGATACGCGGTTATGGTCGATTCCTGTTGCCATTCTCCGTGGATTTCCAAAGGTTGTCGGAGAAATTAGGGCTTGTATTTCCACAAGAATTGGTCTCGTTCCTTCCATCGATGCAACTACTGTCGAACCGGAAGCACCTTTCATTCGTTCTTCTAAAAAAATTTGGGACGGATTGTGCACTTCTTCTAACCCAGTTTCTTTCATTTCGAAAATACCTAGCTCATTTGTTGAACCAAATCGATTTTTCACAGCACGTAAAATGCGATACGCGTGATGCCTTTCCCCTTCAAAATATAAAACGGTGTCAACCATATGTTCCAATAATCGCGGTCCTGCAATATTTCCTTCCTTTGTCACATGGCCAACGATAAAGATCGGAATGCCGTTCGTTTTCGCAATTCGCATTAATTCACTTGTACTTTCACGAACTTGGGATACAGAGCCTGGTGCAGAGGTAATATCAGGATGGAAAATCGTTTGGATGGAATCAACGACGGTAAAATCCGGTTTGATTTCCCGTATAGCTTCTTCGATTATTAAAAGATTCGTTTCAGCGAGAACATATAGACGGTCGGATGTCGTTCCGAGACGATCGGCCCTTAATTTTGTTTGTTTAATTGATTCTTCGCCGGAGATGTACAAGACGGTTAAATCCTTATTGGCTAATTGGTGGGAAACTTGGAGCAATAATGTCGACTTACCGATTCCTGGATCTCCTCCAATTAAAACGAGAGACCCTCTCACAATTCCTCCCCCTAACACGCGATTTAATTCCTTTGAATCGGTCGACAAACGGGTTTCTTCGATGGATTCGACTTTCGACAACGGGACGGGTTTCCTTTTTTCTTTCTCGTTCAAATTTGCCCCATTGTAAAATGCTCGTCGATTCCCCTTGATTTCAGCAATTTCTTCGGTCAATGTGTTCCATTCATTACAATTTGGGCAGCGCCCCATCCATTTCGGTGATTCATAGCCGCACGATTGGCAAATAAATTTTGATTTTACTTTCACCATAACCCGTACCACGCTTCTTCCTTTCGTTTCCTTTTATTTTCTCACACTTCAAGAGAAGGCGGCAACCCCCCGAAAGTACTAAGTTTTCGGGAGTTGCCAATCCGCTTACAAGTTATGAGTATACATTCGTCTTCACGGTGAATTTCCCGTCTTCTACGTCGATTAAAACTTTTGAACCAGCAGCAATCGTTTTTTTCAATAGTTCTTCAGATAAAAGATCTTCAACGTGCTTTTGAATGGCACGGCGTAATGGTCGTGCACCGTAGTCAGGATCGTAACCGAGTTCGGTAATTTTTTCCATCGCCACATCCGAAAGTGTCAGCTCAATGTTTTGTTCTTTTAATCGATGAATTAAGTTTTGCGAAAGTAACGAAACGATATTTTGTAAATGTTGCTTTTCTAATGCATGGAATACGATAATTTCATCGATTCGATTTAAAAATTCCGGTCGAAACTCTCTTTTCAATTCCTCTAATACTCGACCCTTCATATCTTTGTAATCCGCCTGACCATCGTGAACGTTAAATCCGACATTTTTATTCCGTTTTAACGATTCTGCACCGACGTTGGAAGTCATAATTAAAATCGTGTTTCGAAAATCGACCGTTCTTCCCTTTGAGTCCGTTAATCGACCATCTTCTAATACTTGTAACAAGATATTAAAGACGTCCGGATGGGCTTTTTCTATTTCATCTAAGAGGACGACAGAGTACGGTTTTCTTCTTATTTTTTCCGTTAACTGTCCACCTTCATCGTAACCGACGTAACCGGGAGGCGAACCGACTAGTCTAGAAGTCGAATGTTTCTCCATATATTCCGACATATCGATTCGAATCATGGCATCTTCTTCTCCGAACATCGCCTCTGCCAACGCCCGAGCTAATTCAGTTTTCCCCACTCCCGTCGGCCCAAGGAATATAAAGGAACCAATCGGGCGATTTGGATCTTTCAAACCGGCCCTTGCTCTACGAACGGCTTTGGAGACCGCCTTAACCGCTTCGTCCTGACCGATTACCCTTGAATGAAGGATTTCTTCCAATTTCAATAATTTTTCCGTTTCCGTTTCTGCAAGTTTTGATACCGGTATACCCGTCCAACTGGAAACGACTGTTGCAATATCTTCAATGGTGACTTTACTATTTTCCTTCCCTTGCTTTTCTTTCCAAGTTTTTTTCGTTTCCTCTAATTGTTCGCGGAGTCGCTGTTCCATGTCACGAAGCGAGGCCGCTTTTTCAAACTCTTGACTTTGAACGGCTGCGTCTTTCTCCTTTTTCACCGTTTCGAGTTTTACTTCCAATTCCTTCAAGTTCGGCGGAGTTGTGAAACTTCTCAAGCGTACTTTTGAACCGGCTTCGTCGATTAAATCGATCGCCTTGTCTGGTAAAAACCGGTCGGAAATGTAACGATCGGAAAGCTTTACCGCAGCTTCGATTGCCTCATCGGTTATAGCGACCCGATGATGGGCCTCATAACGATCCCGCAGACCTTTTAATATTTGAACCGTTTCTTCCACCGTAGGTTCATCGACCGTAATCGGTTGGAAGCGCCGTTCAAGGGCCGCATCCTTTTCAATATATTTTCGGTATTCATCCAAGGTTGTTGCGCCAATACATTGTAATTCCCCTCTAGCAAGGGACGGTTTCAAAATGTTCGAGGCATCGATTGCTCCCTCTGCACCACCAGCTCCTATTAACGTGTGCAACTCATCGATGAATAAAATAATATTCCCGGCTTGACGTATTTCATCCATTACTTTTTTCAAACGATCTTCAAACTCACCACGGTATTTCGTTCCCGCCACGACCGTACCCATATCTAACGTCATGACCCGTTTGTTGCGCAAAATTTCCGGAACTTCATTGTTGACGATTTGCTGGGCGAGTCCTTCAGCAATAGCCGTTTTCCCTACGCCCGGTTCGCCGATTAAAACGGGATTGTTTTTGGTCCGTCTACTTAGCACTTCGATCACCCGTTGAATTTCCTTTTCCCGACCGATAACAGGATCGAGGCTTCCTTCTCTTGCGATTTGGGTCATATCTCGAGCTAAACTATCTAATGTAGGGGTATTTACGCTCGTCGTTCCATTGGCCGAATTGCCGTTCGTTTCGTTATTTCCAAGTAGTTGCAATACTTGTTGTCGAGCTTTATTTAAACTGACACCTAAATTACTCAATACACGAGCGGCCACTCCTTCCCCTTCCCGTATTAATCCGAGCAAAATATGTTCCGTACCGACGTAGGAATGACCAAGCTTTCTCGCTTCATCCATCGATAATTCAATAACTTTTTTTGCCCTTGGCGTATAGGAAGGCGACGGATTTTGTTCTTTCCCAATGCCAATTAAGTTTTCCACTTCTTGTTGAATTTTTTCAGAAGTTAGTCCGAGGGCAGACAATGCCTTTGCAGCAATGCCTTCTCCTTCTCTCACTAGCCCTAACAATATATGTTCCGTACCGACATTGTGATGGTTCAATCGAATGGCTTCTTCTTGGGATAGGGCTAACACTTTTTGCGCCCTTTCTGTAAATCGACCAAAAAGCATAAAGAAAACCTCCTTTTCGTTACTTATTTTTTTCTAAAATCAATCGTTCCCGTATTAACTTCGCCCTTCTCACATCCCGTTCAAACGGCCGAAGGGGACCACCGGCGTATTGTTGAAGGAATCCTGGTTGGGTGAGAATCATTAATTCATTTAATATCGTTTTTGATATATTTTGAATGTATCCCATATCAATTCCCATTCGCACATCAGATAAACATTGGGCAGCTTCCTTCGATTCAATGATTCGACTATTTGTTAAAACGCCGAGGGAGCGAAATACTTTATCTTCCAATTGCACTTCTGACGTTTTTCGGATCGATTCTCGAGCAGCCCACTCTTGAGAAATGATTTGTTCGACGACACCGTTTAAATCAAAGAGAATATCTTGTTCCGATTTTCCTAAAGTAATTTGATTCGAAATTTGGAATATATTCCCTAACGCTTCACTTCCTTCCCCGTATATTCCCCTTACGACGAGTCCAAGTTGGTTAATGGATGGAATCAATTGGCTCATTTGTTGGGTCATAACAAGACCAGGAAGATGCATCATAACGGAGGCCCTCAATCCTGTACCGACATTCGTTGGACAACTTGTTAAATAGCCTCGAACTTCGTTATATGCATAGTCGACATGCTGTTCGATTTGATCATCCACCGTATTTGCAATTTCTAAAGCCCTCTCCAACTGCAAACCGGATAATAACACTTGAATCCGAATATGATCTTCCTCGTTAATCATAATACTAATATTTTCGTTTTCTGATAAAAGACATGCGCCATTGAATGCATCT
Coding sequences within:
- the gltX gene encoding glutamate--tRNA ligase gives rise to the protein MDTIRVRYAPSPTGHLHIGNARTALFNYLFARSQKGTLIVRIEDTDQKRNIVGGEESQLKYLKWLGMDWDESVDVGGEYGPYRQSERQHIYKKYYEELLDRGLAYKCYCTEDELEKEREEQLARGEMPRYSGKCRHLTEEQREQLEKEGRQPSIRFKVPSGKTYSFEDIVKDEVSFESDGIGDFVIVKKDGMPTYNFAVAIDDHLMKITHVLRGDDHISNTPKQLMIYEAFGWEPPIFGHMTLIVNENRKKLSKRDETIIQFIEQYEELGYLPEALFNFIALLGWSPKGEEEIFSRDQLIEIFDPNRLSKSPAVFDKQKLTWMNNQYMKKLDLDRVVELSLPHLMKAGRISENPSEEEMAFARKLIALYQEQMSYGAEIVQLSEMFFTDTLTYEGEAKDVLSGEQVPDVLKAFLEQIQALELYTADEIKSAIKKVQKSTGQKGKKLFMPIRVAATGQTHGPELPKALELLGKEKVIQRVESIIG
- the ispF gene encoding 2-C-methyl-D-erythritol 2,4-cyclodiphosphate synthase, coding for MFRIGQGFDVHRFAKNRPLIIGGVTIPYEKGLAGHSDADVLLHALTDALLGAVGLMDIGTHFPDTDPAFKDADSAFLLKEAWQLVKEKGYAFGNADCTIICERPKMAPYREQMKDRIASLLAVDRDQINVKATTTEKLGFTGREEGIAAMAVVLLKKVEEN
- the ispD gene encoding 2-C-methyl-D-erythritol 4-phosphate cytidylyltransferase; protein product: MQYKVIIPAAGMGKRMGYGKNKLFIPIRHTPIIVHTLAIFEKDEWCKEIILVINEKEREEIESLIQSYEITKVSKIINGGSERQQSVYAGLKTVNGDEEIVLIHDGARPMVNIAHIRKLVQEASLKGAAVLGVPVKDTIKKVKDGIVMETIDRATLWSIQTPQAFRASVIKTAHESAEKDRFLGTDDASLVERIGQNVIIIEGDYENIKITTKEDLFFAESLLSKRKT
- a CDS encoding PIN/TRAM domain-containing protein, with product MLTRIVQACFLLIGGALGIILLPIILIAANLDEYPVLNNPYTTAIIGAIIFFLITFWAVKYVVNFIKWLEEMLIKAPLFDLLIGTMGLIIGLIVAFLISFALNAIRLPLMNEVAPVVLTVLLGYLGFQVGFKKRDEVRGLFPNRIGKKKGTEEEKGESTANFKLLDTSVIIDGRIADICQTGFLEGTIIIPQFVLEELQHIADSSDVLKRNRGRRGLDILNRIQKELPIKVEIYEGDFEDIQEVDSKLVKLAKLMNGTVVTNDFNLNKVCELQQVPVLNINDLANAVKPVVLPGEEMVVQVIKDGKEHNQGIAYLDDGTMIVVEEGKDYIGKTISVLVTSVLQTSAGRMIFAKPKLLEKAL
- the radA gene encoding DNA repair protein RadA; the encoded protein is MVKVKSKFICQSCGYESPKWMGRCPNCNEWNTLTEEIAEIKGNRRAFYNGANLNEKEKRKPVPLSKVESIEETRLSTDSKELNRVLGGGIVRGSLVLIGGDPGIGKSTLLLQVSHQLANKDLTVLYISGEESIKQTKLRADRLGTTSDRLYVLAETNLLIIEEAIREIKPDFTVVDSIQTIFHPDITSAPGSVSQVRESTSELMRIAKTNGIPIFIVGHVTKEGNIAGPRLLEHMVDTVLYFEGERHHAYRILRAVKNRFGSTNELGIFEMKETGLEEVHNPSQIFLEERMKGASGSTVVASMEGTRPILVEIQALISPTTFGNPRRMATGIDHNRVSLLMAVLEKRVGFLLQNQDAYLKAAGGVKLDEPAIDLAIAISIASSFRDQPTKATDCFIGEVGLTGEIRRVSRIEQRVKEAEKLGFQRVFLPYNNLGSWCDSSPIQLVGVSTIDEALKVALN
- the clpC gene encoding ATP-dependent protease ATP-binding subunit ClpC, yielding MLFGRFTERAQKVLALSQEEAIRLNHHNVGTEHILLGLVREGEGIAAKALSALGLTSEKIQQEVENLIGIGKEQNPSPSYTPRAKKVIELSMDEARKLGHSYVGTEHILLGLIREGEGVAARVLSNLGVSLNKARQQVLQLLGNNETNGNSANGTTSVNTPTLDSLARDMTQIAREGSLDPVIGREKEIQRVIEVLSRRTKNNPVLIGEPGVGKTAIAEGLAQQIVNNEVPEILRNKRVMTLDMGTVVAGTKYRGEFEDRLKKVMDEIRQAGNIILFIDELHTLIGAGGAEGAIDASNILKPSLARGELQCIGATTLDEYRKYIEKDAALERRFQPITVDEPTVEETVQILKGLRDRYEAHHRVAITDEAIEAAVKLSDRYISDRFLPDKAIDLIDEAGSKVRLRSFTTPPNLKELEVKLETVKKEKDAAVQSQEFEKAASLRDMEQRLREQLEETKKTWKEKQGKENSKVTIEDIATVVSSWTGIPVSKLAETETEKLLKLEEILHSRVIGQDEAVKAVSKAVRRARAGLKDPNRPIGSFIFLGPTGVGKTELARALAEAMFGEEDAMIRIDMSEYMEKHSTSRLVGSPPGYVGYDEGGQLTEKIRRKPYSVVLLDEIEKAHPDVFNILLQVLEDGRLTDSKGRTVDFRNTILIMTSNVGAESLKRNKNVGFNVHDGQADYKDMKGRVLEELKREFRPEFLNRIDEIIVFHALEKQHLQNIVSLLSQNLIHRLKEQNIELTLSDVAMEKITELGYDPDYGARPLRRAIQKHVEDLLSEELLKKTIAAGSKVLIDVEDGKFTVKTNVYS
- a CDS encoding protein arginine kinase yields the protein MSIEKFLSQSISNWMNGEGPHSDIVLTSRIRLARNLKDFMFPTLFSQEESKRVLNYVEGMIPLLVEYPLKKVELLKMDQLNELQKRVLVEKHLISPNLAKDAFNGACLLSENENISIMINEEDHIRIQVLLSGLQLERALEIANTVDDQIEQHVDYAYNEVRGYLTSCPTNVGTGLRASVMMHLPGLVMTQQMSQLIPSINQLGLVVRGIYGEGSEALGNIFQISNQITLGKSEQDILFDLNGVVEQIISQEWAARESIRKTSEVQLEDKVFRSLGVLTNSRIIESKEAAQCLSDVRMGIDMGYIQNISKTILNELMILTQPGFLQQYAGGPLRPFERDVRRAKLIRERLILEKNK